The proteins below come from a single Limnohabitans sp. 2KL-27 genomic window:
- a CDS encoding adenosine kinase: MSHYHLYAIGNALVDTEYEVSDDLLSTMGVSKRHMTLIDTTQRAQLLTHVQGLHARRTGGGSAGNTVVALAQLGGKAFYSCRVADDELGAYYTQDLQANGVATNLTHTRPTEGQTGSCMVLVTPDAERSMCTFLGATSQLDAKALHPQDIAKSKIYYMEGYLAASPTGLEAAVQGRQIAIDHQVHTALTLSDVSMINFCRAGLEAMIGDGLDYLFANEEEAQNWCGSTDLDAIIGQLSALATTVCLTRGPKGCIVVQGQQRIEVPAVPTQAVDTNGAGDMFAGAFLYGITHGQSPAQAAALANRAAAAVVSQHGNRLTAARLQGIAAEAAKA; encoded by the coding sequence ATGTCCCATTACCACCTCTACGCCATTGGCAACGCCTTGGTCGATACCGAATACGAAGTCTCTGACGATCTGCTGAGCACCATGGGCGTGAGCAAGCGACACATGACGCTGATCGACACCACCCAACGCGCCCAACTGCTGACCCACGTGCAAGGCCTGCACGCCCGGCGCACTGGCGGCGGCTCGGCGGGCAACACCGTGGTGGCGCTGGCCCAATTGGGCGGCAAAGCCTTTTATTCGTGCCGCGTGGCCGACGACGAGCTGGGGGCCTACTACACACAAGACCTGCAGGCCAATGGCGTGGCCACCAACCTCACCCACACCCGCCCCACTGAAGGCCAAACCGGCAGCTGCATGGTGCTGGTCACACCCGATGCCGAGCGCAGCATGTGCACATTTCTGGGGGCCACCTCGCAGCTTGACGCCAAGGCCCTGCACCCGCAAGACATTGCCAAGTCCAAAATTTATTACATGGAAGGCTATTTGGCTGCATCGCCCACAGGGCTCGAGGCGGCCGTCCAAGGCCGCCAAATCGCCATCGATCACCAGGTGCACACCGCCCTGACCCTAAGCGACGTGAGCATGATCAACTTCTGCCGCGCAGGCCTAGAAGCCATGATCGGCGACGGTCTGGACTATTTGTTTGCCAACGAAGAGGAAGCACAAAACTGGTGCGGCAGCACCGACCTGGACGCCATCATTGGCCAGCTGTCGGCTTTGGCCACCACGGTTTGCCTGACGCGGGGCCCCAAAGGCTGCATTGTTGTGCAAGGCCAGCAGCGCATCGAAGTGCCCGCCGTGCCCACCCAAGCGGTGGACACCAATGGTGCGGGCGACATGTTTGCCGGTGCTTTTTTGTATGGCATCACGCATGGCCAAAGCCCGGCGCAAGCCGCAGCGCTGGCCAACCGCGCCGCCGCTGCCGTGGTCAGCCAGCACGGCAACCGTTTGACCGCGGCGCGACTGCAAGGCATTGCCGCAGAAGCAGCAAAAGCCTAA
- a CDS encoding ABC transporter ATP-binding protein — MASADVVVRLQGVRKAFNVGTGIETEVLHGIDLTLHRGDFCAVMGPSGSGKSTLLNIMGLLDRPTSGLLQMAGEETTLLADQALTRLRGHHIGFVFQYHHLISAFTALENVMMPLLGAAGFPNPDMRERAEALLESVGLKPWKNNMANNMSGGQQQRVSLARALAMNPALLLADEPTGNLDTQSADAVFALLRRINQEQGTTVLLVTHNPELGRRCDKTIQVVDGLIQT, encoded by the coding sequence ATGGCTAGCGCGGATGTGGTGGTGCGCTTGCAAGGCGTGCGCAAGGCCTTCAATGTGGGCACCGGCATCGAGACCGAGGTGCTGCACGGCATCGACCTGACGCTGCACCGGGGCGACTTTTGTGCGGTGATGGGGCCCTCGGGCTCGGGCAAGAGCACCTTGCTCAACATCATGGGATTGCTGGACCGTCCCACCTCGGGCTTGCTGCAGATGGCGGGCGAAGAAACCACGCTGCTGGCCGACCAAGCCCTGACGCGCCTGCGCGGGCACCACATTGGTTTTGTGTTCCAGTACCACCACCTGATTTCGGCCTTTACCGCACTCGAGAACGTGATGATGCCCCTGCTGGGCGCGGCGGGTTTTCCTAACCCCGACATGCGTGAGCGTGCCGAAGCCCTGCTGGAGAGCGTGGGCCTCAAGCCCTGGAAAAACAACATGGCCAACAACATGAGCGGCGGGCAGCAGCAGCGTGTGTCTTTGGCGCGGGCCTTGGCCATGAACCCGGCCTTACTCTTGGCCGATGAGCCCACCGGCAACCTGGACACCCAAAGTGCAGATGCCGTGTTTGCGCTGCTGCGCCGCATCAACCAAGAGCAGGGCACCACCGTGCTGCTGGTCACGCACAACCCCGAGCTGGGCAGGCGCTGCGACAAGACCATCCAGGTGGTGGATGGTCTGATCCAGACTTAG
- a CDS encoding FtsX-like permease family protein: MFKTWVPFEWIVAIRFLREGRMQTVFILVGVAIGVGVIVFMSALLAGLQGNFIARVLSGQAHIQLLPPKEVTRTLHQVMPGEVDAVIEQPPLQRLKSIDQWQSLLTTVRDMADVSVVSPVVGGSALAVRGSASRAISLTGVEPEGYFQIVKLPDKIVRGTARLTGQDMLIGTDLASDLGVDVGDKLRVANAAGEATSLTISGVFDLGNKGANQRSTFVALRTAQSLLGLLGGVTSIDVTVRDVYAAEVVAQRIQAATGVQADSWIKTGAQFFAAVSAQSTANTAIRFFVGLSVAFGIASVLVVSVVQKSREIGILRAMGISRGQVLRVFLLQGGLLGWGGAVLGCGVGALGLVLWQHLALNADGTALFPLVLDPVLFAVALGLATVTGLVAAYAPALRAARLDPVEAIHG; the protein is encoded by the coding sequence ATGTTCAAGACCTGGGTGCCGTTTGAATGGATTGTGGCGATCCGATTTTTGCGCGAAGGCCGGATGCAGACGGTGTTCATTTTGGTCGGCGTGGCCATTGGGGTGGGCGTGATCGTGTTCATGTCGGCGCTGCTGGCCGGCTTGCAGGGCAACTTCATTGCGCGGGTCTTGTCGGGGCAGGCGCACATTCAGCTTTTGCCCCCCAAAGAGGTCACGCGCACTTTGCACCAGGTCATGCCTGGCGAGGTGGATGCCGTCATTGAGCAGCCACCTTTGCAAAGGCTCAAGTCGATTGACCAATGGCAATCCTTGCTCACCACGGTGCGCGACATGGCCGATGTGAGCGTGGTCTCGCCCGTGGTCGGCGGTTCGGCGCTGGCAGTGCGCGGCAGTGCCAGCCGCGCCATCAGCCTCACGGGGGTGGAGCCCGAGGGGTATTTCCAAATCGTCAAGCTGCCCGACAAAATTGTGCGGGGCACGGCGCGCTTGACGGGGCAGGACATGCTGATCGGCACCGATTTGGCCAGCGACTTGGGCGTGGATGTGGGTGACAAGCTGCGCGTGGCCAATGCCGCAGGCGAGGCCACCAGCTTGACCATCAGCGGCGTGTTTGACCTGGGCAACAAGGGGGCCAACCAGCGCAGCACCTTTGTGGCGCTGCGCACCGCGCAAAGTCTGCTGGGTTTGTTGGGCGGGGTAACCAGCATCGATGTCACGGTGCGCGATGTGTATGCGGCCGAAGTCGTCGCCCAGCGCATTCAGGCGGCCACCGGGGTGCAGGCCGACAGCTGGATCAAAACCGGAGCGCAGTTTTTTGCTGCCGTCAGTGCGCAGAGCACGGCCAACACAGCGATCCGTTTTTTTGTGGGCCTGTCTGTGGCCTTTGGCATTGCCAGTGTGCTGGTGGTGTCGGTGGTGCAAAAGTCGCGCGAGATCGGCATCCTGCGGGCCATGGGCATTTCACGTGGTCAGGTGCTGCGCGTGTTTTTGCTGCAAGGCGGTTTGCTGGGCTGGGGTGGGGCGGTGCTGGGCTGCGGGGTGGGCGCTTTGGGGCTGGTGCTTTGGCAGCACCTGGCCTTGAATGCCGATGGAACGGCCCTGTTTCCGCTGGTGCTGGACCCGGTGCTGTTTGCGGTGGCTCTGGGGCTCGCCACGGTGACGGGCTTGGTCGCGGCTTATGCACCGGCCTTGCGGGCGGCCCGTTTGGACCCGGTGGAGGCGATCCATGGCTAG
- a CDS encoding efflux RND transporter periplasmic adaptor subunit has translation MNAVWTLLRQHGGQLLWGLLVLFLGAALLRWWMGPLVQTETVQRRDLLQTVVASGRVETPHRVNIGAQITGTVARVPVTEGQTVKAGDVLIELVGTELQSARRQAQQAVVQAQNRLRQLVELQGPVVLQTLRQAQASLDTAQASWQRNGALFEQGFIGQAALDESRKALALADAQVLAAQKQVTSTRAGGAEHSLALGAVTEAQANAEIVNAKVRYAVIQAPANGQLIGRHVEVGDVVQAGKVLMTLSPEGAMQLVVQIDEKNLRLMALGQQALASADAYPQQPFKAQVGYINPGINAQTGAVEIKLDLLEPQHNLKQDMTVSVDLVVARKPQVLALQVGHVNEISGASPWVWLLQAGHAVRRPVRLGLRGGVWVEVLEGLREGDAVIALPAALREGQRVRTRF, from the coding sequence ATGAATGCTGTTTGGACCTTGCTTCGCCAACATGGCGGTCAATTGTTGTGGGGTTTGCTGGTCCTGTTTCTGGGCGCTGCCTTGCTGCGCTGGTGGATGGGACCTCTGGTGCAGACCGAGACCGTGCAGCGCCGTGATTTGCTGCAAACGGTGGTGGCCAGTGGCCGCGTCGAGACACCGCACCGGGTGAACATTGGCGCGCAGATCACCGGCACCGTGGCGCGTGTCCCTGTGACCGAAGGGCAAACCGTGAAGGCGGGCGATGTGTTGATTGAATTGGTCGGCACCGAGCTGCAGTCTGCCCGGCGGCAGGCCCAGCAGGCCGTGGTGCAGGCGCAGAACCGGCTGCGGCAGCTGGTTGAGCTGCAGGGGCCAGTGGTGCTGCAGACGCTGCGCCAGGCACAGGCCAGTCTGGACACGGCGCAGGCCAGTTGGCAGCGCAATGGCGCTTTGTTTGAGCAAGGCTTCATCGGTCAGGCTGCGCTGGACGAGTCGCGCAAGGCTTTGGCGCTGGCCGATGCCCAAGTGTTGGCCGCTCAGAAACAAGTGACATCGACCCGGGCCGGTGGCGCTGAGCACAGCCTGGCCCTAGGGGCTGTGACTGAGGCACAGGCCAATGCAGAAATCGTCAACGCCAAGGTCCGCTACGCGGTCATCCAAGCACCTGCGAATGGGCAGCTCATAGGCCGTCACGTGGAGGTTGGGGATGTGGTCCAGGCGGGCAAGGTCTTGATGACTTTGTCGCCTGAAGGGGCCATGCAGTTGGTGGTGCAGATCGATGAAAAAAACCTGCGCCTGATGGCGCTTGGGCAGCAGGCGCTGGCCTCGGCCGATGCCTATCCGCAGCAGCCATTCAAGGCCCAAGTGGGCTACATCAACCCCGGCATCAACGCCCAGACCGGCGCGGTAGAAATCAAGCTGGATCTGCTGGAGCCCCAGCACAACCTCAAGCAGGACATGACCGTGTCGGTGGACTTGGTGGTGGCACGCAAGCCACAGGTGCTGGCGCTGCAGGTGGGCCATGTCAACGAAATCAGCGGGGCATCGCCTTGGGTGTGGCTTCTGCAGGCTGGCCATGCGGTGCGCCGCCCGGTGCGACTGGGTTTGCGGGGGGGTGTGTGGGTGGAGGTGCTGGAGGGTCTGCGCGAGGGCGATGCCGTGATCGCCTTGCCCGCGGCTTTGCGCGAAGGCCAGCGTGTGCGAACGCGGTTTTGA
- the purT gene encoding formate-dependent phosphoribosylglycinamide formyltransferase codes for MKKILLLGSGELGKEFVISAKRLGCHVMACDSYAGAPAMQVADEFCVFSMLDEAPLRAAIAQYQPDLIVPEIEAIRTEVLLDVEKAGFEVIPSARAANLTMNRDRIRDVAVSLGVRTAKFSYADSAAELLTRATEIGFPVVIKPVMSSSGKGQSVAQTAADVQASWDYACAGMRGDRQKVIVEEFIHFEFEITLLTVRQRKDPTLFCPPIGHVQERGDYQYSWQPQGMKPEQIKAAQDMAEKVTTDLGGAGLFGVEFFVTKDEVIFSELSPRPHDTGMVTLTSQNLSEFDLHARAILGLPIPAIACVEGASAVVLADKDGTDPTYTGVAQALSEPGVDVRIFGKPTTRPYRRMAVALAQGPNALQRARDAAGKIKVVV; via the coding sequence ATGAAAAAAATACTGCTTTTGGGTTCTGGTGAACTTGGCAAAGAATTCGTCATCAGCGCCAAGCGCCTGGGCTGCCATGTGATGGCCTGCGACAGCTATGCGGGAGCGCCTGCCATGCAAGTGGCCGACGAGTTTTGCGTGTTCAGCATGCTCGACGAAGCGCCGCTGCGCGCGGCCATTGCCCAATACCAACCTGATTTGATCGTGCCCGAGATCGAAGCCATCCGCACCGAGGTGCTGCTCGATGTTGAAAAAGCAGGCTTTGAAGTCATCCCCAGCGCCCGTGCCGCCAACCTGACCATGAACCGCGACCGCATCCGCGATGTGGCCGTGAGCCTGGGCGTGCGCACCGCGAAATTCAGCTACGCCGACTCGGCCGCCGAACTGCTGACCCGTGCCACCGAGATCGGTTTTCCGGTCGTCATCAAGCCCGTGATGAGCTCATCGGGCAAAGGCCAAAGCGTGGCCCAAACCGCCGCCGATGTGCAAGCCAGCTGGGATTACGCTTGCGCAGGCATGCGTGGCGACCGCCAAAAAGTCATCGTCGAAGAATTCATCCACTTCGAGTTTGAAATCACCCTGCTCACCGTGCGCCAGCGCAAGGACCCCACGCTGTTTTGCCCACCCATCGGGCACGTGCAAGAGCGCGGCGACTACCAATACAGCTGGCAGCCTCAGGGCATGAAGCCCGAGCAAATCAAAGCCGCACAAGACATGGCCGAAAAAGTCACCACCGATCTGGGGGGTGCTGGCCTGTTTGGGGTGGAGTTTTTCGTGACGAAAGACGAGGTGATCTTCAGCGAGCTGAGCCCCCGGCCGCACGACACCGGCATGGTCACCCTCACCAGCCAGAACCTGAGCGAGTTCGATCTGCACGCCCGCGCCATTTTGGGCCTGCCGATCCCGGCCATTGCGTGTGTGGAAGGCGCCAGCGCTGTGGTGTTGGCCGACAAGGACGGGACTGACCCGACCTACACGGGCGTGGCCCAAGCCCTGAGCGAGCCAGGCGTGGACGTGCGCATCTTCGGCAAACCCACCACCCGCCCCTACCGCCGCATGGCGGTGGCGCTGGCCCAAGGGCCCAATGCGCTGCAACGCGCACGGGATGCGGCGGGCAAGATCAAGGTGGTGGTTTAA
- a CDS encoding O-antigen ligase, whose product MIAIRQKTKVALGWLVPALFLLFPVAMALSNVVLLLVLIGFAVTFSSVYLKRDAWSWPAIWLMALFGMVLVGTLYTPAPWHWVSVNLGKYAKFAYAVLLMLLLARFPLWQKRALWAFVGAMLFIVVSTWLNVWFVLPWSTTKTPGWGLSHHVFGDYITQNVMVSFLVVFALTKVQRPWLGRMSLVWLLVAALGVVSITHLSSGRTGVVLLLAGLVSWMLVRWGGKKLWIGLPVLVLLVAGVLASSSVMRERIALGWTEFAKRDVDVMSSIGHRAYNYRTVPKMMAERPIVGYGTGAYHTEVCRFLEKPEWCDTFRWHPHNQFLFFGADHGLIGVLLYAALLLSLYRVAMRSDHAQAKVLLVSLTSILLVDSMINSPLFSSRESHFFLFMMALLVAMNRRPDPE is encoded by the coding sequence ATGATCGCGATCAGGCAAAAGACAAAGGTGGCTTTGGGGTGGCTGGTGCCTGCGCTGTTTTTGTTGTTCCCGGTGGCCATGGCGCTGTCGAATGTGGTGTTGCTGTTGGTGTTGATCGGGTTTGCAGTCACATTTAGCAGCGTTTATTTGAAGCGTGATGCCTGGAGCTGGCCGGCGATTTGGCTGATGGCATTGTTTGGCATGGTGCTGGTTGGCACGCTTTACACCCCTGCACCTTGGCATTGGGTGTCTGTTAATTTAGGCAAATACGCCAAGTTTGCTTATGCAGTTTTGCTGATGCTGTTGTTGGCGCGGTTTCCGCTGTGGCAAAAAAGAGCGTTGTGGGCGTTTGTGGGGGCCATGCTGTTTATCGTGGTGTCCACTTGGCTGAATGTTTGGTTTGTGTTGCCTTGGTCAACGACCAAGACGCCTGGTTGGGGTTTGTCGCACCATGTGTTTGGTGACTACATCACGCAAAACGTGATGGTGTCTTTTTTGGTAGTGTTTGCTTTGACCAAAGTGCAGCGCCCGTGGCTTGGCCGAATGAGTCTTGTTTGGTTGCTTGTGGCGGCGTTGGGGGTGGTCAGCATCACCCATTTGTCTTCGGGTCGAACAGGGGTGGTGTTGCTGTTGGCTGGCCTGGTGTCCTGGATGTTGGTGCGCTGGGGCGGCAAAAAGCTGTGGATCGGTTTGCCGGTGCTGGTGCTATTGGTGGCTGGGGTGCTGGCGTCGTCGAGTGTGATGCGTGAGCGGATTGCTTTGGGTTGGACAGAATTTGCCAAGCGCGATGTGGATGTGATGTCGTCCATTGGGCACCGGGCTTACAACTACCGAACCGTGCCGAAGATGATGGCAGAACGCCCGATCGTGGGGTACGGCACAGGCGCGTACCACACGGAGGTGTGCCGATTTTTGGAGAAGCCGGAGTGGTGCGACACTTTCCGTTGGCATCCACACAACCAGTTTTTGTTCTTTGGTGCGGATCATGGCCTGATCGGGGTGCTGTTGTACGCGGCGCTGCTGCTGTCGCTTTACAGGGTGGCTATGCGCTCTGACCATGCCCAGGCCAAGGTGTTACTGGTGTCCCTGACCAGCATTTTGCTGGTGGACAGCATGATCAATTCGCCTTTGTTCAGTTCAAGAGAAAGTCATTTCTTCTTGTTCATGATGGCGCTGCTGGTCGCTATGAATCGCCGACCTGATCCAGAGTGA
- a CDS encoding YdcF family protein translates to MFILSKLMSAITQPMFWLAVWWSVALGLLSGSARWRRGAVRMLWGGLAVLGLLGFEALPHALLRPLENRYPVPPPEVVGRHVGVIVLGGATEHPGIYLAHGQVPLGQAAERMSVPVGLMRQHAQLQLVFSGGEGRLLVTGVSEAELAKAFYEQQGVDMRRVILESGSRTTRENALQVAALLGKRCQEPWLLVTSAWHMPRSVPEFEAVGCEVTPYPVDFRTGDATPWTEYSLARSLLLWQTVLHEWLGLGVYRVTR, encoded by the coding sequence ATGTTTATTTTGTCCAAATTGATGTCAGCCATCACGCAGCCCATGTTTTGGTTGGCTGTGTGGTGGAGTGTGGCTCTGGGGTTGTTGAGTGGTTCTGCGCGTTGGCGGCGGGGGGCTGTTCGCATGCTGTGGGGCGGTTTGGCGGTGCTGGGGCTCTTGGGTTTTGAGGCTTTGCCACACGCGCTCTTGCGTCCGCTGGAAAACCGATACCCCGTGCCGCCCCCAGAGGTTGTCGGTCGGCATGTGGGTGTGATTGTGTTGGGCGGTGCCACTGAGCACCCCGGCATTTATTTGGCACATGGTCAGGTGCCTTTGGGTCAAGCGGCTGAGCGCATGTCTGTGCCGGTGGGGCTGATGCGGCAGCATGCGCAGTTGCAACTGGTTTTTTCTGGTGGTGAGGGGCGCTTGCTGGTCACGGGCGTGAGTGAGGCCGAATTGGCCAAGGCGTTTTATGAGCAGCAGGGTGTGGACATGCGCCGAGTCATTTTGGAAAGCGGCTCGCGCACCACCCGAGAAAATGCTTTGCAGGTGGCCGCGTTGCTGGGCAAGCGTTGCCAAGAGCCGTGGCTGCTGGTGACTTCGGCTTGGCACATGCCCCGGTCTGTGCCCGAGTTTGAAGCAGTCGGGTGCGAGGTAACGCCGTATCCGGTGGATTTCAGAACAGGCGACGCCACGCCTTGGACCGAGTATTCATTGGCGCGCAGCTTGCTGCTGTGGCAGACGGTTTTGCACGAGTGGCTGGGGTTGGGGGTTTATCGGGTGACGCGGTGA
- a CDS encoding HigA family addiction module antitoxin, translating into MKNQMCAIHPGELLKEEYLVPLGLSVNALAKALHLTPSGVNDIDLCRRGVTPDTALRLARYFGGDAQSWLNLQQSYDLKVAEQSALKTIMKTVMPMSAVALPINWVQIPIV; encoded by the coding sequence ATGAAAAATCAAATGTGCGCCATTCACCCAGGGGAACTCCTCAAGGAGGAGTACCTCGTACCCTTGGGCTTGAGTGTCAATGCATTGGCCAAGGCATTGCATTTGACGCCGTCTGGCGTCAACGACATTGACTTGTGTCGGCGCGGCGTAACCCCAGATACGGCTTTGCGCTTGGCACGCTACTTTGGCGGAGATGCGCAGTCGTGGCTCAATTTGCAGCAAAGTTATGACCTGAAAGTAGCCGAGCAGTCTGCCCTCAAAACGATCATGAAAACGGTGATGCCGATGAGTGCAGTGGCCTTGCCCATTAATTGGGTTCAGATCCCAATTGTTTGA
- a CDS encoding type II toxin-antitoxin system RelE/ParE family toxin, which produces MIISFACADTRALFDGARVKRFNAMKTVVERKLQMLDSAATLDFLRSPPGNRLEALRRDRAGQHRIRVNDQFRICFVWTERGPMNVAIVDYH; this is translated from the coding sequence ATGATCATCTCATTTGCCTGCGCTGACACCCGGGCGCTTTTTGATGGTGCAAGGGTTAAGCGGTTCAATGCGATGAAAACGGTTGTTGAGCGCAAGCTACAAATGCTTGACAGTGCCGCTACGCTTGATTTTTTGCGGTCACCACCTGGTAATAGGTTAGAGGCTTTACGCCGTGATCGTGCGGGTCAGCACAGAATCAGGGTGAACGATCAGTTCCGAATTTGTTTTGTTTGGACTGAACGTGGCCCGATGAATGTCGCAATCGTGGACTACCATTAA
- the galE gene encoding UDP-glucose 4-epimerase GalE → MLKKILVTGGSGFIGSHSVLALLQAGHDVVVLDNLCNSTTESLTRVWSISGSTAYFVLGDIRDPALLYKLFAEHAIDAVLHFAGLKAVSESVAQPLRYYDNNMHGSRTLLEACADAGVFNVVFSSSATVYGEPAQMPISEACPVGHQTNPYGRSKLMVEDMLRDLAASDPRWRIAILRYFNPVGAHESGLIGEDPNGVPNNLLPYVAQVAVGKLPELAVFGNDYPTPDGTGVRDYIHVVDLAEGHLRALDALQTRTGAHVWNLGTGQGYSVLEMVRAFEAASDRKVSYRIAPRRPGDIATCYADPTKAEQELGWKAKRGLDEMMRDAWRWQKMNPNGYAHR, encoded by the coding sequence ATGCTGAAAAAAATATTGGTTACTGGTGGTTCTGGTTTTATTGGCTCACACTCAGTGTTGGCTTTGCTGCAAGCTGGACATGATGTTGTTGTCTTGGATAACTTGTGTAATAGCACAACAGAGTCGTTGACTCGCGTCTGGTCAATCTCTGGTAGCACAGCCTATTTTGTACTGGGTGATATTCGCGATCCGGCTTTGTTATATAAACTATTTGCTGAACACGCAATTGATGCGGTACTTCACTTTGCAGGTCTAAAGGCCGTGAGCGAAAGTGTGGCTCAGCCCCTGCGTTATTACGATAACAACATGCACGGCAGCCGAACACTCTTAGAGGCTTGTGCCGATGCGGGTGTGTTTAACGTGGTGTTCAGCTCATCGGCTACGGTGTATGGCGAGCCAGCTCAAATGCCCATTTCAGAGGCTTGCCCTGTGGGTCACCAAACCAACCCATATGGCCGCAGCAAGTTGATGGTGGAAGACATGCTGCGTGATTTGGCCGCTTCAGACCCGCGCTGGCGTATTGCCATTTTGCGCTATTTTAACCCTGTGGGTGCCCACGAAAGCGGCCTGATTGGCGAAGACCCCAACGGGGTACCCAATAATCTGTTGCCTTATGTGGCGCAGGTGGCCGTGGGCAAGCTTCCCGAGTTGGCGGTGTTTGGTAATGACTACCCCACGCCCGATGGCACCGGCGTGCGTGACTACATACATGTTGTGGATTTGGCCGAGGGGCACTTGCGGGCCTTGGACGCTCTACAAACCCGTACGGGTGCCCATGTGTGGAATTTAGGAACCGGACAAGGCTACAGCGTGCTAGAAATGGTGCGGGCATTCGAAGCCGCGAGTGACCGCAAAGTGTCGTATCGGATAGCTCCACGCCGTCCCGGGGACATTGCGACCTGCTACGCCGACCCCACAAAAGCTGAGCAAGAGCTCGGATGGAAGGCCAAACGCGGTTTGGACGAAATGATGCGCGATGCCTGGCGGTGGCAGAAGATGAATCCGAACGGTTATGCACATCGCTAG
- a CDS encoding glycosyltransferase family 2 protein has translation MSSNISISVVTATWNCAKTLPDCLESISQQAFQSKQHVIVDGASTDGTIDLAKQNLDSKAIFKSEPDKGIYDALNKGVLLATGDVVGFLHADDLYASNDVLLKVAKAFEDPTVCAVYGDLEYVSQDDVSKVIRRWKSKPFNQRDLVWGWMPAHPTLYVRREWYARIGGFDMSYKISADYLSILQLFSHPGFKAVYVPEVFVKMRMGGASNKSMNALVHKTKEDWRALRICGFSFIDAARAITWKNLGKVGQFF, from the coding sequence ATGAGTAGTAATATTTCTATTTCTGTTGTAACCGCCACTTGGAATTGCGCGAAGACACTTCCCGATTGTTTGGAATCCATAAGCCAACAAGCCTTTCAAAGCAAACAGCATGTGATTGTGGATGGGGCTAGCACGGATGGAACGATCGATCTTGCCAAGCAAAATTTAGATTCAAAAGCCATATTTAAAAGCGAGCCTGATAAAGGTATTTACGACGCACTCAATAAAGGTGTTCTGCTGGCTACTGGCGATGTAGTAGGCTTTTTGCATGCCGATGACTTGTATGCTTCAAATGATGTGCTTTTAAAAGTGGCTAAAGCATTTGAGGATCCCACAGTTTGTGCTGTATATGGCGATTTGGAGTATGTGAGCCAAGACGATGTCAGTAAGGTGATTCGCCGGTGGAAAAGTAAGCCATTTAATCAGCGCGATTTGGTTTGGGGCTGGATGCCTGCTCATCCCACTTTGTATGTGCGCCGAGAGTGGTATGCGCGGATCGGCGGGTTTGATATGAGTTACAAAATATCTGCTGACTATTTAAGTATTTTGCAGCTTTTTTCTCATCCCGGCTTTAAGGCTGTTTATGTTCCTGAGGTGTTTGTAAAAATGCGCATGGGTGGTGCCAGCAACAAATCAATGAACGCACTCGTACATAAAACCAAAGAAGATTGGCGTGCTTTGCGCATCTGTGGTTTTTCTTTCATTGATGCTGCTCGTGCAATTACTTGGAAGAACCTTGGTAAGGTAGGGCAATTTTTCTGA